CGAAGTTGAGCTCTCTTTCAACGGCCCTTAGTGCTTCACTCAGCTCTTCCATGCTCCCACCCGGGAAAAGTTGGGATTTGGGGCTTAAATACCCGGTTGGAAGTTTGTTCCCCAAACTAACCCCCGGCCCGGGCCAACCTCAGCCTCTCCATGAAGCGCTCGATTTCCCCGGGAGTTCCCCTGATGAGGACCCTATTTAGGGTTATGCCGTTCCTCTCGATTTTTCCAAGGAGAACCAGCTCGACTCTCGCTTTACTCCTTTCCCTGAGTTCCTTGAGCTCTTCCATGCAGATTGGCGTCTCAATAACCCTCAAGGAGGAACCTCCACAGCGGAACGATTTCGATTCGGTCATTTTTTCTTGATTGCTTTCAATTATTCTAATGGTTGTTTAGTATGCCAAACAGGTATCTATAAAGGGCTGTTCAATATGGTAACCACCCTTTACTCGACCCTGAAGGTTATTCCCTTTTCCCTCGCCTTCCTTTCGACCTGAATGCGGAACTGGCAGGCCTTGCATATCTCCCCGGTTGTAGGCTGTCCGCATATCTTACAGCGGTTCAGCTCGCTGGTTTTCTTTGTGTAGGTCTTCGCGATGAGCGGGAAGAGCTTGTCGTAGCTCCGCAGGATTTGATACTTCGTTCCCGGATGCTTTTCTTCCATCTCGTTGAGCCAGTCCCTTATTTCGGCCCTAAAGGCTTCAACCGCGTATGGGCACTCGCTTAAATCAACCTCAATGTTGTTCAGAACCGCGTAAAGGACTATCTCCTTCTCGGGAATCTCGCGGAGGGGCTTTATCCTCGGCACAAGCTCCGGATGGATTTCCTCGTAGTATGGGCCGGTTCTTCCTAAGCGGGCTATATCCCCGCGGAGAATGTTCATTATGAACATCTGAACTTCATCGTCCAGGTTGTGGCCCACCGCTAATT
This genomic stretch from Thermococcus sp. harbors:
- a CDS encoding TIGR04140 family protein produces the protein MRVIETPICMEELKELRERSKARVELVLLGKIERNGITLNRVLIRGTPGEIERFMERLRLARAGG